The stretch of DNA TTCTGATGGAGTACAAGCTGGTTTTCCTTCTCCTGCCGAAGATTATGCAGAACTTCCTTTGTCGTTGGATGAAAAGTTTCTTTCCAAGCCTGAAAGCACCTATTTGGTACGTGTAAAATCAGATAGTATGGAACCAACTTTAATTGAAGGTGATATTTTAATTGTACGTTCTGATCTTCCTATTACACATAATAAAATTGTTATTGTTTCATTAAATTCAGATGCTTTTACAGTAAAACGTTTTCTTAAAACAAAAGACCAAAATACATTGAGTCCTGATAATACCAAATACAAACCTGTTTCAATAGCTGAAGAAGATACCGTATTGTATTTAGGGCAGGTGGTAAGTTTGGTAAGGGAGTTTTAATTTAATATATAGGTGCATCAAAAGAAACAAAAGTAGTATCATTATCTACTGTGAAATCAATCCAATGATCAAGGGAGCCTCCATTTGTGTAATAACCACTTCCAATCGTTTCTTTTTGACCATTTGTACGGATAAAGGTCAGTAAATAGGAACCGTCAGATTTGTTTTTACTCATTGATAAAAATTTAGTAATACATTCGTTCGGTTTGATTTTATCAATTTTTATAACTTCAAGTTTTTCGGTTGTTGTGAATTCAATATTTGTGATCGTATTATCTGAATTATTTATAATTT from Flavobacteriaceae bacterium UJ101 encodes:
- a CDS encoding protein MucA (Involved in UV protection and mutation. Belongs to the peptidase S24 family.; KEGG: din:Selin_1933 DNA polymerase V; Serine endopeptidases) yields the protein MKLINIHNISKDSEIELIPFKTDGMKIYVKYYSDGVQAGFPSPAEDYAELPLSLDEKFLSKPESTYLVRVKSDSMEPTLIEGDILIVRSDLPITHNKIVIVSLNSDAFTVKRFLKTKDQNTLSPDNTKYKPVSIAEEDTVLYLGQVVSLVREF